In Halobaculum sp. XH14, a single genomic region encodes these proteins:
- the gvpJ gene encoding gas vesicle protein GvpJ: MSETRPTRSRDGLAETLELVLDKGLVINADVVVSVGDTELLSVELRAALASFETAAEYGLRFPAGTDTDRVAAAADVPPVRDRPEGQTRLSDLEDLRIEDDPDAGVRSEGGDPDDGDEAADQEATDETDPDAEPEGVPEADDQD, encoded by the coding sequence ATGAGTGAGACGCGCCCGACCCGGAGCAGGGACGGCCTCGCCGAGACGCTGGAACTCGTCCTCGACAAGGGACTCGTCATCAACGCCGACGTCGTCGTCAGCGTCGGCGACACGGAACTGCTCTCGGTCGAACTCCGCGCCGCGCTCGCCTCGTTCGAGACGGCCGCCGAGTACGGCCTCCGGTTCCCCGCCGGCACCGACACCGACCGGGTCGCCGCGGCCGCCGACGTGCCGCCAGTCCGCGACCGCCCCGAGGGCCAGACGCGGCTCTCGGACCTCGAGGACCTGCGAATCGAGGACGATCCGGATGCCGGCGTAAGGAGCGAGGGCGGCGATCCGGACGACGGAGACGAGGCGGCCGACCAGGAAGCCACCGACGAGACCGACCCCGACGCCGAACCCGAGGGGGTGCCGGAGGCCGATGACCAGGATTGA
- the gvpK gene encoding gas vesicle protein GvpK, whose protein sequence is MTRIDVDGEDGDDASGVTALVVTVVELLVEALQREALRRMERGDLTDEEVERVGAQLAAIEAELDDMKETQGIEGEVERLRGDLDSLVGDAVRSLDREEGSRTPDARGDD, encoded by the coding sequence ATGACCAGGATTGACGTCGACGGCGAGGACGGCGACGACGCCTCGGGCGTCACGGCGCTCGTCGTGACGGTCGTGGAACTCCTCGTCGAGGCGCTCCAGCGGGAGGCGCTCCGCCGGATGGAGCGGGGCGACCTGACCGACGAGGAAGTCGAGCGCGTCGGCGCGCAACTCGCCGCCATCGAGGCGGAACTGGACGACATGAAGGAGACACAGGGCATCGAGGGGGAGGTCGAGAGGCTCAGGGGGGACCTCGACTCGCTCGTCGGCGACGCGGTCCGGTCGCTCGACCGGGAGGAGGGAAGCCGAACGCCGGACGCGAGGGGCGATGACTGA
- the gvpL gene encoding gas vesicle protein GvpL has translation MTEVGFAEGRYLYCVVDASGPGAERDGERADREGVDAAREFSPEGIEGGEPYVVGSDGVGAVVQPRGEPFDSDDLRRVKRWLLAHQRVVDAAGQAFGTPLPFRFDTIHEGDDDAVREWLRSERDALRANLDAFAGKWEYRVTLTVDGEFDPDDEELSDLRARIDAAGEGEAFLLEKQYERRLTDLERERDDRLAADLRERLAPLVADVEPVESGGVLDEGPAGNRVTGLALLAQREQESAIGSELDEVVADPDLDVEFTGPWPPYSFAPELGGSG, from the coding sequence ATGACTGAGGTCGGCTTCGCGGAGGGGCGGTACCTCTACTGCGTCGTCGACGCGAGCGGTCCCGGCGCCGAACGCGACGGCGAGCGCGCCGACAGGGAGGGCGTCGACGCCGCGCGCGAGTTCTCCCCCGAGGGAATCGAGGGCGGCGAGCCGTACGTCGTCGGGTCGGACGGCGTCGGCGCGGTCGTCCAGCCCCGGGGCGAGCCGTTCGACAGCGACGACCTCCGGCGGGTGAAGCGGTGGCTGCTCGCCCACCAGCGCGTCGTCGACGCCGCGGGGCAGGCGTTCGGCACGCCGCTCCCGTTCCGGTTCGACACCATCCACGAGGGCGACGACGACGCGGTCCGGGAGTGGCTCCGGTCCGAGCGCGACGCGCTCCGGGCCAACCTCGACGCGTTCGCCGGGAAGTGGGAGTACCGCGTGACGCTCACCGTCGACGGCGAGTTCGACCCCGACGACGAGGAACTGTCCGATCTGCGGGCCCGCATCGACGCGGCGGGCGAGGGCGAGGCGTTCCTGCTGGAAAAGCAGTACGAGCGCCGACTGACCGACCTCGAACGCGAGCGCGACGATCGACTGGCGGCCGACCTCCGGGAGCGACTGGCGCCGCTTGTCGCCGACGTCGAACCGGTCGAGTCGGGCGGCGTGCTGGACGAGGGACCGGCCGGAAATCGGGTGACTGGACTCGCGCTGCTGGCCCAGAGGGAGCAGGAGTCTGCCATCGGCTCGGAACTGGACGAGGTGGTCGCGGACCCGGACCTCGACGTGGAGTTCACCGGGCCGTGGCCGCCGTACTCGTTCGCGCCGGAACTGGGGGGGTCCGGGTGA
- the gvpM gene encoding gas vesicle protein GvpM: MKPTKEEGAVTDLLDVLLEEGVVLQADVVVSVADVPLVGVNLRAAVAGMATMTEHGFFEEWDREVRGRAESDRAEMRSAGSPDPANAPETAETPRSVSPRVADYGGQSADGDGSAPDDPDAADSADGDRDA, encoded by the coding sequence GTGAAGCCGACGAAAGAGGAGGGCGCGGTGACGGACCTGCTCGACGTGCTGCTCGAGGAGGGCGTCGTCCTCCAGGCCGACGTCGTCGTCTCCGTCGCGGACGTGCCGCTGGTCGGCGTGAACCTCCGCGCGGCGGTCGCCGGGATGGCGACGATGACCGAGCACGGCTTCTTCGAGGAGTGGGACCGGGAGGTCCGCGGGCGGGCGGAGTCGGATCGAGCGGAGATGCGATCGGCCGGAAGCCCCGACCCCGCGAATGCCCCGGAAACGGCCGAGACTCCCCGGAGCGTGAGCCCCCGAGTCGCGGACTACGGCGGCCAGTCCGCCGACGGCGACGGATCCGCCCCGGACGACCCGGACGCGGCCGATTCGGCCGACGGGGACCGGGACGCCTGA
- a CDS encoding HAH_0734 family protein, with the protein MQKLIVRGDPGIRTDAIINYGGEEQVVFSCQRQGDWHGPDEPQLWCTIGTEAEREAFEKREYVPHWLDVDAIDAEALDVVKSKGDLAV; encoded by the coding sequence ATGCAGAAACTCATCGTCCGCGGCGACCCCGGCATCCGGACGGATGCCATCATCAACTACGGGGGCGAGGAGCAGGTGGTGTTCTCCTGCCAGCGACAGGGCGACTGGCACGGCCCCGACGAGCCCCAGCTCTGGTGTACGATCGGCACCGAGGCCGAGCGCGAGGCGTTCGAGAAGCGCGAGTACGTCCCCCACTGGCTCGACGTCGACGCCATCGACGCGGAGGCGCTCGACGTGGTGAAATCGAAGGGCGACCTCGCGGTCTGA
- a CDS encoding DUF2298 domain-containing protein, whose protein sequence is MEYGLLAAWLLAYAALAALGLPLAARLFPESASRGAGFALPVSLLVLGVVSFWVGHLAFGLPALVASLVVLVALSALAGLDREALRRGEFEPAASVNRAAVRDTALVFLAAFALVVVIRGFDPAVDPLGGEKFLDFGLLNSLLLADVLPPRDMWFAGEPVRYYYGGHLLTALLAMLTGTSADFAYNLGLAGFFAMLVTAAFDLAGNVAARRGLGRRRAGALAAFFVGVAANLVTAGWVLFQYVPADLRVRLGATFGFDPTHEAAREFSYWTASRVIPGTINEFPLFAWLNGDLHAHMTDTPFLLLAAAVAFALYRAGSGTGAAAGSATDGGSVTDVTRRRGLLLFGALPVIGGFQAVVNTWSFPSVFGLAWLGLTFAPLAPRTMLPGVARERLDEATGDSRLAAELARPVVAAVLVAGAGLLAAVVAAPFLLGVFATGGGTRTVELLTPDMRSGLAGLIAVHGAFLAAFGASLFGRVGRERPVELLVVVAGFAAVALSVGFPAVALLVPLMATAWVALRTERAGFETVLVVAGAGLVLLVEVVYLNEQAGPGRMNTVFKTYAQVWPLWATAMGVVLASFLAPVRRAGATLWPSPGSRRTASSLAVAALVVTTGAYAAFALPGHVGGGGPAGGPTLDGTQFVETHHPGEAPAIEYLDETDGQPTILSAPATGVYPGAANRYGHGPGMYQWEASPAASLTGVQTVAGWHHEVGYRGPEAYFDRVRDVDDAYTMEEETVAVLNAYDVEYVWVGPGEEIRYDDTVNFDAIAGVEPVVETPTVTLYRVNRDELPA, encoded by the coding sequence ATGGAATACGGTCTGCTCGCCGCGTGGCTCCTCGCCTACGCGGCACTCGCCGCCCTCGGCCTCCCGCTCGCCGCCCGGCTGTTCCCCGAGTCGGCCTCCCGGGGTGCCGGGTTCGCCCTCCCCGTCTCGCTGCTCGTGCTCGGCGTCGTCTCCTTCTGGGTCGGCCACCTCGCGTTCGGCCTCCCGGCGCTCGTCGCCTCGCTCGTCGTCCTCGTCGCGCTCTCGGCGCTCGCCGGCCTGGACCGCGAGGCGCTCCGTCGGGGCGAGTTCGAGCCGGCGGCGTCGGTGAACCGCGCCGCGGTCCGCGACACCGCGCTCGTCTTCCTCGCGGCGTTCGCGCTCGTGGTCGTCATCCGCGGGTTCGACCCGGCCGTCGACCCGCTCGGGGGCGAGAAGTTCCTCGACTTCGGACTGCTGAACTCGCTACTGCTCGCGGACGTGCTCCCGCCCCGCGACATGTGGTTCGCCGGGGAGCCGGTGCGCTACTACTACGGCGGCCACCTGCTGACCGCGCTGCTCGCCATGCTCACCGGCACGTCCGCGGACTTCGCGTACAACCTCGGGCTCGCGGGCTTTTTCGCCATGCTCGTCACTGCGGCGTTCGACCTCGCCGGCAACGTCGCCGCGCGCCGCGGGCTGGGCCGTCGTCGCGCCGGCGCGCTCGCCGCGTTCTTCGTCGGCGTCGCGGCGAACCTCGTGACGGCCGGCTGGGTCCTCTTCCAATACGTCCCGGCCGACCTCAGGGTCCGGCTCGGCGCGACGTTCGGGTTCGACCCGACCCACGAGGCCGCGCGGGAGTTCTCCTACTGGACCGCCAGCCGGGTCATCCCGGGCACCATCAACGAGTTCCCGCTGTTCGCGTGGCTCAACGGCGACCTGCACGCGCACATGACCGACACGCCGTTCCTGCTGCTGGCCGCGGCGGTCGCGTTCGCGCTCTATCGCGCCGGCTCCGGGACCGGAGCCGCCGCCGGGAGCGCGACCGACGGGGGAAGCGTGACGGACGTCACGCGACGCCGCGGACTCCTGCTGTTCGGCGCACTCCCCGTGATCGGCGGCTTCCAGGCGGTCGTCAACACCTGGAGCTTCCCGAGCGTGTTCGGCCTCGCGTGGCTCGGCCTCACGTTCGCGCCGCTCGCGCCGCGAACGATGCTCCCCGGGGTCGCGCGGGAGCGACTCGACGAGGCGACCGGCGACTCGCGGCTCGCTGCCGAACTCGCCCGCCCGGTCGTCGCGGCCGTCCTCGTCGCCGGCGCGGGGCTGCTCGCGGCCGTCGTCGCCGCGCCGTTCCTGCTCGGCGTCTTCGCCACCGGCGGCGGAACCAGGACCGTCGAGCTGCTCACTCCCGACATGCGCTCCGGGCTCGCGGGGCTGATCGCGGTCCACGGCGCGTTCCTCGCCGCGTTCGGCGCGTCCCTGTTCGGCCGCGTCGGCCGCGAACGACCCGTCGAACTGCTCGTCGTCGTGGCGGGGTTCGCCGCGGTCGCGCTGTCCGTCGGGTTCCCGGCCGTCGCGCTGCTGGTCCCGCTGATGGCGACCGCGTGGGTCGCGCTGCGGACCGAGCGCGCCGGGTTCGAGACGGTGCTCGTCGTCGCCGGCGCGGGGCTGGTCCTGCTCGTCGAGGTGGTGTACCTGAACGAGCAGGCCGGGCCGGGCCGGATGAACACTGTGTTCAAGACGTACGCGCAGGTCTGGCCGCTCTGGGCGACCGCGATGGGCGTCGTGCTGGCGAGCTTCCTCGCGCCGGTCCGCCGGGCGGGGGCCACGCTCTGGCCGAGCCCGGGATCCCGGCGGACGGCGTCGTCGCTCGCCGTCGCCGCGCTGGTCGTGACGACCGGGGCGTACGCGGCGTTCGCGCTGCCGGGCCACGTCGGCGGCGGGGGGCCGGCGGGCGGCCCGACGCTCGACGGGACCCAGTTCGTCGAGACGCACCACCCCGGCGAGGCCCCGGCCATCGAGTACCTCGACGAGACGGACGGTCAGCCGACCATCCTCTCGGCCCCCGCGACGGGGGTGTATCCGGGCGCGGCGAACCGGTACGGCCACGGGCCGGGGATGTACCAGTGGGAGGCGAGTCCGGCCGCGAGCCTCACCGGCGTTCAGACCGTCGCGGGCTGGCACCACGAGGTCGGCTACCGCGGGCCGGAGGCGTACTTCGACCGCGTGCGCGACGTCGACGACGCCTACACGATGGAAGAGGAGACGGTCGCGGTGCTGAACGCGTACGACGTCGAGTACGTCTGGGTCGGCCCCGGCGAGGAGATCCGGTACGACGACACGGTGAACTTCGACGCCATCGCCGGCGTCGAGCCGGTCGTGGAGACGCCGACGGTGACGCTGTATCGCGTGAACCGGGACGAGTTGCCCGCGTAG